The following coding sequences are from one uncultured Desulfobacter sp. window:
- a CDS encoding efflux RND transporter periplasmic adaptor subunit, with protein MKRFMLGFVTAVIIGGGYLYYSGQFAMPWAGAQKDQAPSRSEQAHAHSGPARPPVEVAVYTVKPKEVVFTKDLAGRTAAYQVAEIRPQVTGIILKRMFTQGSIVKKGQQLYQIDPATYKAAYESAAASLIRAQADVKAVEPKLARYSRLVKVGGVSRQIYDDTVAALAQAKAGVAVAKANLTTAKINLDYTKVFSPISGRIGKSSVTEGALVTANQTFALAVVQNLDWIYVDVNQSSEELLALKKGLNNPEMNSMVNLFIGKDGTPYDREGKLLFSDATVDQSTGMVQLRVLFPNPDNDLLPGLFVRARVEQSRQEKAIVVPQQSVVRNPDGSVFVWIVDKEDTVKHRNVTVLQAVKDQWVVSSGLASGDRVVVEGLQKISNQAKVTTIEFNASTNS; from the coding sequence ATGAAGCGTTTTATGCTTGGCTTTGTCACTGCCGTAATTATTGGCGGTGGATATTTGTATTACTCAGGACAGTTTGCGATGCCCTGGGCAGGGGCGCAAAAAGACCAGGCGCCTTCCCGGTCCGAGCAGGCGCACGCCCACTCTGGCCCGGCCCGTCCGCCGGTTGAAGTGGCCGTTTATACGGTCAAGCCCAAGGAAGTGGTTTTCACCAAAGATCTGGCCGGCAGAACTGCTGCATACCAGGTGGCTGAAATTCGTCCCCAGGTCACAGGCATCATCCTGAAACGGATGTTTACCCAGGGAAGTATCGTTAAAAAGGGGCAGCAGCTTTATCAGATTGATCCCGCCACCTACAAGGCTGCATATGAATCCGCAGCCGCCAGCCTGATTCGTGCCCAGGCTGATGTCAAGGCCGTGGAACCTAAGCTTGCACGATACAGCCGCCTGGTGAAGGTGGGCGGTGTCAGCCGCCAGATCTATGACGATACCGTGGCCGCCCTGGCCCAGGCCAAGGCGGGGGTTGCAGTGGCCAAAGCCAATTTGACCACGGCAAAAATTAATTTAGATTATACCAAAGTGTTTTCACCCATATCCGGCCGCATCGGCAAATCATCGGTTACCGAAGGTGCCCTGGTGACGGCCAATCAGACCTTCGCCCTTGCCGTGGTCCAGAATCTGGACTGGATTTATGTGGATGTGAACCAGTCCAGCGAAGAGTTATTGGCCTTGAAAAAAGGACTGAACAACCCTGAGATGAACTCCATGGTCAATCTGTTCATCGGCAAGGACGGCACTCCCTATGACCGTGAAGGCAAGCTTTTATTCTCCGATGCCACGGTGGACCAGAGTACAGGCATGGTTCAGCTTCGCGTGCTGTTTCCCAATCCGGATAATGACCTTCTGCCGGGGCTTTTTGTCCGGGCCCGGGTGGAACAGTCCCGCCAGGAAAAAGCCATTGTGGTGCCCCAGCAGTCCGTGGTTCGTAATCCGGACGGATCTGTCTTTGTATGGATTGTGGATAAGGAGGATACCGTAAAACACCGCAACGTCACCGTCCTTCAGGCGGTGAAAGACCAGTGGGTGGTCTCCTCCGGCCTTGCCTCCGGCGACCGGGTGGTGGTGGAAGGGTTGCAGAAAATCAGCAACCAGGCCAAGGTCACAACCATAGAATTTAACGCATCCACCAACTCCTGA
- a CDS encoding fructose-bisphosphate aldolase, whose amino-acid sequence MNGKERRLRKILNKETGRSLVLAVDHGMALGAMTGIVDIADTIQKLDATGKVDCWLMTKGIYTHAFDPTGEPGVILRASGGATIAGPELTREGQTADTEEALRLGVDAMATSAFVGSVNEHETLIGMARMATECRKWDMPLLGVIGLGKTNEDKKKDPKFIALGARVGAEHGADIIKTYYTETDFEKVVAGCPVPVMIAGGPKCETDLDTLNMIYGALQGGAKGIVMGRNVWQSPHPTALLSAVYGLIHEGMNVKEAADLLAHEAN is encoded by the coding sequence ATGAATGGAAAAGAGAGACGACTGAGAAAAATTCTGAATAAAGAGACGGGACGGTCCTTGGTTCTTGCAGTTGATCACGGCATGGCGCTGGGTGCCATGACAGGTATTGTGGACATTGCCGATACGATTCAAAAACTCGATGCCACCGGCAAGGTGGATTGCTGGCTGATGACCAAAGGGATTTATACCCATGCCTTTGATCCCACCGGAGAACCCGGGGTGATTCTTCGCGCCAGCGGCGGGGCGACCATTGCCGGGCCGGAACTTACCCGGGAAGGGCAGACCGCAGATACCGAAGAAGCCCTGCGCTTGGGTGTGGATGCCATGGCAACCTCCGCCTTTGTGGGATCGGTAAATGAACATGAAACCCTGATCGGCATGGCCCGGATGGCAACGGAATGCCGCAAATGGGATATGCCCCTGTTAGGCGTCATTGGTTTGGGAAAAACCAATGAAGATAAGAAAAAAGATCCCAAATTCATTGCCCTGGGTGCCCGGGTGGGTGCCGAGCACGGCGCGGATATCATCAAGACCTATTACACGGAAACCGATTTTGAGAAGGTTGTGGCCGGCTGCCCTGTACCGGTGATGATTGCCGGCGGCCCCAAATGCGAAACGGATCTTGATACGCTCAATATGATATACGGTGCGCTCCAGGGCGGCGCCAAGGGTATTGTCATGGGACGAAACGTGTGGCAAAGCCCGCACCCCACTGCATTATTGTCAGCGGTTTACGGCCTGATACATGAAGGGATGAATGTGAAAGAGGCGGCGGACCTGCTCGCCCATGAGGCGAATTAA
- a CDS encoding zinc-dependent dehydrogenase, which yields MKAAVVHGKNDIRIEEYPTPTADAGEVIVKTKVSGICATDIKTLLGQGLPKDLPTILGHEVVGEIFEIGPGVTEYQPGDRVAVYPIAVCGKCYYCRQGRHNLCEHEFGLAHGIEGGFAEYVRLPKEIVNIGGVVKLPDDVPFDKAVLSEPLSCALASLTTCKVGPDQVVLILGAGPMGLMQLKLAKWMGAVVIVVDLLEDRLAIAKEMGADHCINSNTTDHIAEVKKLTDNQGAQSVIASLGIPSVIEANLQLTRKGGTFNIFGGPPAGQTISVDPRWLHYLEINLTGTFAASPDDFKKSLDLIINNEITVDDLVTDRFTLDSFLDAVERAKKQQMIRGIVEF from the coding sequence GTGAAAGCAGCAGTCGTTCATGGAAAAAATGATATTCGCATCGAAGAATATCCGACACCAACGGCAGATGCCGGAGAAGTGATTGTAAAAACCAAAGTGTCAGGCATTTGCGCCACGGACATTAAAACTTTGCTGGGCCAAGGACTTCCCAAAGATTTACCCACCATTCTGGGACATGAGGTGGTGGGCGAGATTTTTGAAATCGGCCCAGGCGTTACGGAGTATCAACCCGGAGACCGGGTGGCGGTTTATCCCATTGCCGTTTGCGGCAAGTGTTATTACTGCCGCCAGGGCAGGCATAATTTATGCGAACACGAATTCGGTCTGGCCCACGGGATTGAAGGCGGGTTTGCCGAGTATGTGCGTCTGCCCAAGGAGATTGTGAACATCGGCGGGGTTGTCAAGCTGCCGGATGATGTACCTTTTGATAAGGCGGTTTTATCAGAACCCCTGTCATGCGCCCTGGCGTCCCTGACTACCTGCAAGGTCGGACCGGACCAGGTTGTTTTGATTTTAGGCGCCGGCCCCATGGGGCTGATGCAGCTGAAACTTGCAAAGTGGATGGGTGCCGTTGTGATTGTTGTGGATTTGCTGGAAGATCGATTGGCCATTGCCAAGGAGATGGGGGCGGATCATTGCATCAATTCAAATACGACGGATCACATAGCTGAAGTTAAAAAGCTGACCGACAATCAGGGGGCGCAATCGGTTATTGCATCCCTGGGTATTCCGTCGGTGATCGAGGCAAATTTACAGCTCACCCGAAAAGGCGGTACCTTTAATATCTTTGGCGGGCCGCCGGCAGGCCAAACAATATCAGTGGATCCAAGATGGCTTCACTACCTTGAAATAAATCTGACCGGTACCTTTGCGGCATCACCTGACGATTTCAAAAAGAGCCTTGATCTGATCATAAACAACGAAATTACCGTTGATGATCTTGTCACGGACCGGTTTACCCTTGATTCGTTTTTAGACGCCGTAGAGCGTGCCAAGAAACAGCAAATGATTCGCGGGATTGTCGAATTTTAA
- the radA gene encoding DNA repair protein RadA codes for MAKKKDKTIFRCKTCGTQTPKWMGQCPDCGNWDSLVEETLVARTPGVAGAGRPAIAARPVPIESVEVTNSLRMGTGINEFDRVLGGGIVSGSLVLIGGDPGIGKSTLMLQVLSTLAKAGKKCLYVSGEESIGQISMRGKRLGSMGSSLFVVSETDLEAILAMAEKDQYDAMVVDSIQTVFHPQVTSTPGSITQIREASMQFMRLSKTVGLPIFLVGHVTKGGAIAGPRIMEHMVDTVLYFEGDKNHIFRILRAVKNRFGSTNEIGVFEMRDQGLTQVPNPSAVFLSERAQVAPGSVVTASMEGSRPILVEIQGLVSTSGLGTPRRTVLGLDTNRVALIVAVMEKRLGMNLAGLDIFMNVTGGVRITEPSADLAIAAALASSFLDRPVHKETTLIGEIGLTGEIRAVSHAQARIKEAAKMGFTRCLVPTATMKQLSKIKGMTIESVSFLRDAVEVLFEG; via the coding sequence GTGGCAAAAAAGAAAGATAAAACCATATTCCGCTGTAAAACCTGCGGGACACAGACACCGAAATGGATGGGCCAGTGCCCGGACTGCGGGAACTGGGACAGCCTTGTTGAGGAGACCCTAGTGGCCCGGACTCCGGGGGTGGCCGGCGCGGGGCGCCCTGCCATTGCGGCCAGACCCGTTCCCATTGAATCCGTGGAAGTCACCAATTCCCTGCGCATGGGCACCGGTATCAATGAATTTGACCGGGTTCTTGGCGGCGGTATTGTGAGCGGTTCCCTGGTGCTGATCGGCGGGGACCCCGGCATCGGGAAGTCCACGCTCATGCTCCAGGTATTGTCCACCCTGGCAAAGGCCGGGAAAAAGTGTCTGTATGTATCGGGCGAGGAATCCATAGGTCAGATTTCCATGCGGGGAAAACGCCTGGGCTCCATGGGCAGTTCTTTGTTTGTGGTATCAGAAACCGATCTTGAGGCGATTCTGGCCATGGCGGAAAAGGATCAATATGACGCCATGGTTGTGGATTCCATTCAAACCGTATTTCATCCCCAGGTCACGTCCACCCCGGGCAGCATCACCCAGATCAGAGAAGCATCCATGCAGTTCATGCGTCTGTCCAAAACCGTTGGACTGCCCATTTTTCTTGTGGGTCACGTCACCAAGGGCGGTGCCATTGCAGGCCCCAGGATCATGGAGCATATGGTGGACACGGTGCTCTATTTTGAAGGGGATAAAAACCATATCTTCCGAATTCTCCGGGCCGTGAAAAATCGCTTCGGCTCCACCAATGAGATCGGGGTGTTTGAAATGCGGGACCAGGGGCTGACCCAGGTACCCAACCCGTCGGCTGTATTTTTGTCCGAACGGGCACAGGTGGCCCCGGGCTCCGTGGTCACGGCCAGCATGGAAGGCTCCCGACCTATTCTGGTGGAAATCCAGGGTCTGGTATCCACATCCGGGCTGGGCACGCCCCGGCGGACGGTGCTGGGATTGGACACCAACCGGGTGGCCTTGATCGTGGCGGTGATGGAAAAGCGCCTGGGCATGAACCTGGCAGGGCTGGACATATTTATGAATGTCACGGGCGGAGTGCGCATCACCGAGCCGTCGGCCGACCTTGCCATTGCAGCGGCGCTTGCCTCAAGCTTTCTGGACCGGCCCGTACACAAGGAGACCACCCTGATCGGCGAGATCGGTCTTACCGGCGAAATCCGGGCGGTCAGCCATGCCCAGGCCAGGATTAAAGAGGCTGCAAAAATGGGATTCACACGGTGTCTTGTGCCCACGGCCACCATGAAGCAATTATCAAAAATCAAAGGCATGACCATTGAAAGCGTCAGTTTCTTAAGGGATGCCGTGGAGGTTTTGTTTGAAGGCTAA
- a CDS encoding MFS transporter: MVQIRPLLLFLAFFAFSLNMRAALTSIPPIINEIRQAFDISAGLAGALTSIPVFCFGFLSPAAGLLIKRIGVDTSIFITLVGIAAGCFIRSAGDVWAAFAGTVVIGLALTIGNIAGLMVIHRDFPKHAGTMTGIYVSGMSIGSMSTTALTAPISHASGWRTALMLPAVLALVAIIFWVVRTCLDKKLSQARHGEAQAEANTCKGQGTSSILKQPVAWLLAIAFAAHTFLFYGLTAWLPAYLIQTEGMTAQAAGIAASLFQILGLLGCFALPIMASSQRFSSRFMVLVVTISWIITASGYWLAPSQWVIWTIFGGIGSGGGFTVIFSLVMNYARDMDENRSISTMVQSIGYMVASASPFVIGHVHELTGQWGICMGILAAAGVVMTLCGIGAAGRAN, from the coding sequence TTGGTTCAAATCAGACCCCTATTGCTGTTTTTGGCATTTTTTGCATTCTCCCTGAACATGAGGGCCGCGTTAACCTCTATTCCGCCGATCATTAATGAAATTCGCCAGGCGTTCGACATCAGTGCCGGACTTGCCGGTGCCCTGACGTCCATTCCGGTCTTCTGTTTCGGTTTTCTCTCTCCGGCGGCAGGATTGCTCATAAAGCGTATTGGCGTGGATACTTCCATTTTTATAACCCTTGTCGGGATTGCCGCCGGCTGTTTTATCCGTTCCGCTGGTGATGTCTGGGCGGCATTCGCCGGCACCGTGGTCATTGGTCTTGCCCTGACCATAGGCAATATTGCCGGTCTGATGGTTATCCATCGGGACTTTCCAAAGCATGCCGGTACCATGACAGGCATCTATGTCAGTGGTATGAGCATTGGCTCCATGTCAACAACCGCCTTGACGGCGCCCATCTCACATGCCTCTGGCTGGCGAACAGCATTGATGCTCCCGGCTGTTCTGGCGTTGGTTGCAATTATTTTCTGGGTGGTACGAACCTGTTTGGATAAAAAATTAAGCCAAGCTCGGCATGGCGAGGCTCAGGCCGAGGCCAATACTTGCAAAGGACAAGGCACCTCGTCCATCCTCAAACAACCGGTCGCCTGGCTGCTCGCCATTGCCTTTGCCGCCCACACCTTTTTATTTTATGGTTTGACCGCCTGGCTGCCCGCATATCTGATCCAGACCGAAGGCATGACTGCCCAGGCCGCGGGCATTGCCGCATCTCTGTTTCAAATTCTTGGGCTGCTGGGATGTTTCGCTCTGCCCATCATGGCCTCAAGCCAACGTTTTTCAAGTAGATTCATGGTGCTTGTGGTTACCATTTCCTGGATTATTACCGCTTCCGGCTACTGGCTTGCACCGTCACAATGGGTCATCTGGACGATTTTTGGCGGTATCGGATCTGGGGGAGGCTTTACCGTTATTTTCAGCCTGGTCATGAATTATGCCCGGGACATGGATGAAAACCGCAGTATTTCAACCATGGTACAAAGCATAGGTTACATGGTTGCCTCGGCAAGCCCCTTCGTCATCGGCCACGTCCATGAACTGACAGGTCAATGGGGCATTTGCATGGGTATTTTGGCTGCCGCGGGCGTTGTTATGACCCTGTGCGGCATAGGAGCGGCCGGGCGTGCGAACTAG
- a CDS encoding TetR/AcrR family transcriptional regulator — protein sequence MNSPTKRKEMMNRLLKEIVVKTVLAMIQEGTSITMDKVAVRCGVSKGTLYNYFKNKKDLLNYVHEAVIIPMKKGSNKIFKKNIPPMEKIYGFVGNLFDFHKEYPLYFKFIQSQRSAADAVTERMDVIILPLVNVCREGMRQGQFVDADPYVMAAMIFGTVVGPLESLTYREDALQDLETLKQEIVRFLDKCILKEQEKSL from the coding sequence ATGAATTCGCCCACCAAAAGAAAAGAGATGATGAACCGGCTGCTCAAGGAGATAGTGGTAAAAACCGTGCTGGCAATGATCCAGGAAGGCACATCCATTACCATGGATAAAGTGGCGGTCAGATGCGGTGTCTCTAAAGGAACTTTGTACAACTATTTTAAAAACAAAAAAGATTTATTGAATTATGTTCATGAGGCGGTGATTATCCCCATGAAAAAGGGATCAAACAAAATATTTAAGAAAAATATTCCGCCCATGGAAAAAATATATGGATTTGTGGGTAATCTGTTTGATTTCCACAAGGAATACCCACTTTATTTTAAGTTCATTCAGAGTCAGCGTTCGGCGGCCGATGCCGTCACAGAGCGCATGGACGTGATCATTCTTCCCCTGGTCAATGTCTGCCGGGAGGGCATGCGCCAGGGACAGTTTGTGGATGCAGATCCCTATGTCATGGCAGCCATGATCTTCGGTACAGTGGTCGGGCCCTTGGAATCCCTCACATATCGGGAGGATGCGCTCCAGGATTTAGAAACACTCAAACAGGAAATTGTCCGTTTTTTGGACAAATGTATACTAAAGGAACAGGAGAAATCGTTATGA
- a CDS encoding phosphoribosylanthranilate isomerase, with protein sequence MTSSYKVKICGTTNLDDAQMTADAGADFFGVVVEVDFSPRSLTIDAAKPLFSTPVLPPVALVYNMASARVETLIQQLNPFAVQFLSLAEPSFVIYLKKTYPTVEVWQSIHLPQAGESVDLKNFRKTVQASLSGGADALLFDTAALSRGKMKFGGTGITSDWDIVKELMDSIPGSVPIWLAGGINPDNVGEAIDKMNPYGIDLCSGVEATRGKKDAEKLSSLMTTIRAKHST encoded by the coding sequence ATGACAAGCAGTTATAAAGTCAAAATTTGCGGCACTACGAATTTGGATGATGCCCAAATGACTGCCGATGCAGGGGCGGATTTTTTCGGCGTGGTGGTGGAGGTTGATTTTTCCCCGAGATCTTTGACCATCGACGCGGCCAAACCGCTTTTTTCGACGCCCGTCCTTCCGCCGGTGGCCCTGGTTTACAATATGGCATCAGCGCGTGTTGAGACGCTCATTCAACAGCTGAATCCCTTTGCCGTACAATTTTTAAGCCTGGCGGAGCCTTCTTTTGTTATTTACCTGAAGAAGACCTATCCGACGGTTGAAGTGTGGCAATCGATCCATCTGCCCCAGGCCGGTGAATCCGTAGATCTGAAAAATTTTCGAAAAACGGTTCAAGCATCCCTGAGCGGCGGTGCCGACGCCCTTCTTTTTGATACTGCCGCCTTATCCAGGGGTAAAATGAAATTCGGCGGCACCGGTATCACGTCGGATTGGGACATTGTCAAGGAACTGATGGATTCGATCCCGGGGTCAGTGCCCATCTGGCTGGCCGGCGGGATCAATCCCGACAACGTAGGCGAGGCCATTGATAAAATGAACCCCTACGGCATTGATTTATGCTCCGGCGTGGAAGCGACCCGCGGAAAAAAAGATGCGGAGAAGCTATCGTCACTGATGACAACCATTCGCGCCAAGCACTCAACATAG
- a CDS encoding CsgG/HfaB family protein: protein MNKKLFLTIVTACILSLMTAGCMSSMSSGDSGAKTTATGSAGGANAQNANQGLERCAASMGTLAIYEDRDEPWYHYLTRDLRLPSTVPVLRLLAQQSNCFVVVERGKAMNQMMEERALMQSGEMRSGSNFGKGQMVAADYTMTPSITFSANDTSGGGAVVGGLFGSVAGAVAGGFKTSDASTMLTLIENRSGVQLAAAEGSARNTDFSLMGGMFGSHVGGAAGAYGRTPEGKVIVAAFTDSMNNIIRAVKSYKAQSVSGGLGTGGTMGVQGGAAAMAASNVLQGVMTQRNYNAAAGVYDYVIITKDRSRTFTFSSARKIPYRDDLVQFSAPGGQVDVNSLKLLERKYLQKYWQ from the coding sequence ATGAACAAAAAACTTTTTTTAACTATCGTGACAGCCTGCATCCTATCACTCATGACGGCAGGGTGTATGTCTTCAATGTCCTCCGGTGACAGCGGCGCAAAAACAACCGCCACAGGATCTGCCGGCGGGGCCAATGCCCAGAATGCCAACCAGGGGCTTGAACGGTGCGCGGCGTCTATGGGCACCCTGGCCATTTATGAAGATAGAGATGAACCGTGGTATCACTATTTAACAAGGGATCTGCGTTTGCCGTCAACAGTCCCCGTGCTTCGTCTGCTTGCCCAGCAGTCCAATTGCTTTGTGGTGGTTGAACGCGGCAAGGCCATGAACCAGATGATGGAAGAACGTGCCTTGATGCAGTCCGGAGAGATGCGCAGCGGTTCCAATTTCGGCAAAGGCCAGATGGTGGCGGCAGACTACACCATGACGCCGAGTATCACCTTCAGCGCCAATGACACCAGTGGAGGTGGTGCTGTTGTGGGCGGCCTGTTCGGGTCTGTGGCCGGTGCCGTGGCCGGCGGATTTAAAACCAGTGATGCCAGCACCATGCTGACGCTGATTGAAAACCGATCAGGAGTTCAACTGGCGGCGGCTGAAGGCAGCGCCAGGAATACCGATTTTTCGCTTATGGGCGGCATGTTTGGATCCCATGTCGGGGGCGCGGCAGGGGCCTACGGCAGAACGCCTGAAGGAAAAGTGATCGTGGCGGCATTCACCGACTCCATGAACAATATCATCAGAGCCGTAAAATCGTATAAAGCCCAATCGGTATCCGGCGGACTCGGCACAGGCGGGACCATGGGTGTCCAGGGCGGTGCGGCGGCCATGGCGGCCTCCAATGTTCTCCAAGGGGTCATGACCCAGCGCAATTACAATGCGGCCGCCGGGGTTTACGATTATGTGATCATCACCAAGGACCGTTCCCGGACATTTACATTCAGCAGTGCCCGAAAAATCCCCTACAGAGACGACCTTGTTCAGTTTTCTGCGCCGGGCGGACAGGTTGACGTGAACTCGCTTAAATTGCTTGAAAGAAAATATCTGCAAAAGTATTGGCAGTAA
- a CDS encoding sugar kinase, translated as MDSQNATQQKQKVEIDIVGGRFDKVTTVLEEFEPGDEKFIHSYEKMSLDPREVGDIGVREVEVKVPARLHLNVFDMNRFNLNRPGGGGLGVSIGVYFYAKVKSIPEPVIRTTGERQLIMAHYGHIFKKLLGYHGGFEIELQDHKRRHVGLGSSIGSMCAVCIGMNEVLGRPFYGWELRRIMGFHSCEESPVNEQYLLPAFETGIGAMVSINGGWVVASDDLVLVQRVALPDTKVLMFIPEVDSLQDEFKGVETAAESEVELLMRRARTLDALQVGAKAQIVLMDMIPAMIRNDLKKMGDALFELTHMGSKRAECEQHGAFGTPIYSYINAFREMGIEVAGMSSVGPTVYALTRNQDAYDRALKYLKSKNISDTRIIETEVDNVGGTITENGVERTFINDTWLQG; from the coding sequence ATGGACAGTCAGAACGCAACGCAGCAAAAGCAAAAGGTAGAAATTGACATTGTAGGCGGCCGATTTGATAAAGTGACCACGGTGCTGGAGGAGTTTGAGCCGGGTGACGAAAAATTTATTCATTCCTATGAGAAAATGAGCCTTGATCCACGTGAGGTTGGGGATATCGGCGTAAGGGAAGTAGAAGTCAAGGTCCCGGCAAGGCTCCATCTTAACGTGTTTGATATGAACCGATTCAATTTGAATCGCCCCGGTGGCGGTGGTCTCGGGGTAAGTATCGGTGTCTATTTCTATGCGAAAGTCAAGTCGATTCCCGAGCCGGTTATTCGCACCACAGGAGAACGCCAGCTGATCATGGCGCATTACGGGCATATCTTTAAAAAATTGTTGGGATATCACGGCGGATTTGAAATAGAACTCCAGGACCATAAGCGCCGACATGTGGGGCTTGGCTCTTCCATCGGCAGTATGTGTGCCGTGTGTATCGGTATGAATGAAGTTTTGGGAAGACCCTTTTACGGTTGGGAGTTGAGGCGGATCATGGGGTTTCACTCGTGTGAAGAGAGCCCTGTGAATGAACAATATCTGCTGCCCGCCTTTGAAACCGGTATCGGTGCCATGGTAAGTATCAACGGCGGCTGGGTCGTAGCCAGTGATGACCTGGTGCTGGTTCAGCGCGTGGCCCTGCCGGATACCAAGGTGCTGATGTTTATTCCGGAGGTTGACAGTCTGCAAGACGAATTTAAAGGGGTTGAAACTGCGGCCGAATCCGAAGTTGAGCTTTTGATGCGGCGTGCAAGAACCCTGGATGCGCTTCAGGTCGGTGCCAAGGCACAAATTGTTCTGATGGACATGATCCCTGCAATGATCCGCAATGATCTGAAGAAGATGGGCGATGCCCTCTTTGAATTGACGCATATGGGCTCCAAACGGGCCGAGTGCGAACAGCACGGGGCTTTTGGAACGCCGATATACAGCTATATTAATGCCTTCCGGGAAATGGGAATTGAGGTGGCCGGTATGAGTTCCGTGGGCCCCACGGTGTATGCCCTGACCCGAAACCAGGATGCCTATGACCGGGCTCTCAAATACCTTAAATCTAAAAATATTTCCGACACGCGCATCATAGAGACCGAAGTTGACAATGTTGGCGGCACGATTACGGAAAACGGGGTTGAAAGAACCTTTATAAATGACACCTGGCTCCAAGGATAA